One region of Oncorhynchus keta strain PuntledgeMale-10-30-2019 chromosome 24, Oket_V2, whole genome shotgun sequence genomic DNA includes:
- the syt15 gene encoding synaptotagmin-15 isoform X1, protein MADPTMLLAVGLSLGLFLLLLFGVSVYFLWRRCGQRQYQEMVTMIVPFPACTTPILLTNHRPRYRPDEIPFFLPPRFKPTLRSEEREEEGRKDLSNTHRGSLTVESWYPVGSVRAGLYWVPDVSEVSPPPGRAVQLCFSVAYRHDNEQLYVSLLRLRNLPTCFYINDTLAELRLLPDDRRRHKARARCRGRDPEFNNSFVFQVSGVCVSESVLSVCVLSVDQGGRHHAVGRVLFPIEGELGEGGRLLWRDLETKDEMQCSGLGDIQVSLNYSPSLQRLTVVILRARSLQIHTDTGMCFQVSLQIHTRVVKSRRTPVVSSGADPGFNHKMTFKLRPSQLDQTSLTLELIGSGLTPVGVVVLGPFMYARGPQLQHWTDMVNTPNELVKQWHGLGKPT, encoded by the exons atggctG aTCCAACAATGTTATTGGCTGTTGGTCTGTCTTTGGGACTCTTCCTCTTGCTTCTGTTTGGTGTATCTGTCTACTTCCTGTGGAGGAGGTGCGGCCAAAGACAATACCAGGAAATGGTCACCATGATAGTTCCTTTCCCAGCGTGCACCACTCCAATTCTGCTGACCAATCATAGACCCAGGTACAG GCCAGATGAGATCCCATTCTTTCTGCCGCCCCGATTTAAACCAACTCtcaggagcgaggagagggaggaagagggacgGAAGGACCTCAGCAACACCCATCGTGGATCTCTCACAGTAGAGA GCTGGTATCCAGTAGGTAGTGTAAGGGCAGGTCTGTACTGGGTCCCTGATGTCAGTGAGGTGTCACCCCCTCCTGGTCGTGCTGTGCAACTGTGCTTTTCAGTGGCCTATCGCCATGACAACGAACAGCTTTATGTCTCGCTGCTCCGCCTGAGAAACTTGCCAACATGTTTCTATATTAACGACACACTGGCAGAACTGAGACTTCTCCCTGACGACCGTCGCCGACACAAGGCCAGGGCCCGATGCAGGGGTCGCGACCCTGAGTTCAACAACAGCTTTGTgttccag gtatcgggtgtgtgtgtatctgagaGTGTTCTCAGTGTGTGCGTGTTGAGTGTGGATCAGGGAGGCAGGCACCATGCGGTGGGCAGGGTTCTGTTCCCTATTGAAGGGGAACTGGGGGAGGGGGGCAGGCTGCTCTGGAGAGACCTAGAGACTAAGGACGAaatgcag TGTTCAGGTCTTGGTGATATTCAGGTGTCTCTGAACTATAGTCCGTCTCTACAACGCCTCACTGTGGTCATACTGAGAGCCCGCAGCCTGcagatacacactgacacag GCATGTGTTTCCAGGTGAGCCTACAGATCCACACTCGGGTAGTTAAATCCAGACGGACGCCAGTGGTTAGTAGTGGAGCTGACCCTGGCTTCAACCACAAGATGACCTTTAAGCTTCGCCCCTCTCAGCTCGACCAGACCAGTCTGACCTTGGAGCTGATTGGATCAGGCCTTACCCCAGTTGGTGTGGTGGTGCTGGGGCCATTCATGTATGCCAGGGGGCCTCAGCTTCAGCACTGGACTGACATGGTCAATACACCCAACGAACTGGTCAAACAGTGGCATGGACTAGGCAAGcccacataa
- the LOC118357434 gene encoding chymotrypsin-like elastase family member 2A produces MNDTGRTLRSAIYIVCCVCEAVILLKMVDVPGSPLLSLLLLLCVSPLPAATYTLTPSRQAQHKVLHLDWPKDCGTAHYKPNMVERIVSGNEARPHSWPWQVSLQVRPRGSKHYIHVCGGTLIHKNWVLTAAHCFQKGKAEDAGSWRIVLGKHQLKRSETPEKTIPVKRIYRHEHFRYPTHSELDYDIALVKAATDIVPTNHIRYACLPRKQIRLKPGQYCWVTGWGDTRGGKENVSLAEALNQARLPIIDIKTCRQKKFWGDRVRDSMICAGFRDTEGPPAACQGDSGGPLLCQLGRDRWEVHGVVSFGPIGCTVENKPSVFTRTANYIPWIEATRIRDIFMH; encoded by the exons ATGAATGACACTGGAAGAACACTGAGAAG TGCTATATATATAGTGTGCTGTGTGTGCGAGGCAGTGATTCTGCTGAAGATGGTTGATGTTCCAGGGTCTCCACTCCTatctctgctgctgctactgtgtgTGTCGCCTCTGCCTGCCGCCACATACACCCTGACCCCTAGCAGACAGGCCCAGCACAAAGTCCTGCACCTGG ACTGGCCTAAGGACTGTGGCACGGCCCACTATAAACCTAACATGGTTGAACGGATCGTCTCTGGAAACGAGGCCAGACCTCACTCCTGGCCATGGCAGGTCTCCCTACAG GTTCGTCCCCGAGGCAGTAAGCACTACATCCATGTCTGTGGAGGAACTCTCATCCACAAGAACTGGGTCCTCACTGCTGCTCACTGCTTCCAGAA GGGTAAAGCCGAGGATGCTGGGAGTTGGAGGATTGTCCTGGGGAAGCACCAGCTGAAACGTTCCGAAACACCCGAGAAGACTATCCCGGTGAAGAGGATATATCGTCACGAGCACTTCCGTTACCCCACGCACAGCGAGTTGGATTACGATATCGCCCTGGTCAAGGCTGCCACCGACATCGTGCCCACCAACCACATACGCTATGCATGCCTGCCGCGCAAACAGATCCGCCTGAAGCCAGGACAATACTGCTGGGTGACCGGCTGGGGAGACACTCGGG GTGGGAAGGAGAACGTGTCTCTGGCTGAGGCTCTGAACCAGGCCCGTTTGCCCATCATCGACATCAAGACCTGCCGTCAGAAGAAGTTCTGGGGAGACCGCGTCAGGGACTCCATGATCTGTGCCGGCTTCAGAGACACAGAAGGACCACCTGCTGCCTGCCAG GGTGACTCGGGCGGTCCTCTGCTGTGCCAGTTGGGGCGTGACAGGTGGGAGGTGCACGGTGTGGTGAGCTTTGGCCCCATTGGCTGCACCGTGGAGAACAAGCCCAGCGTGTTCACCCGCACCGCCAATTACATCCCTTGGATCGAGGCTACGCGCATCAGAGACATCTTCATGCACTAG
- the LOC118357435 gene encoding mitochondrial import inner membrane translocase subunit Tim23-like — translation MDNNAPGSGGKGGLGSLFGGSEYSNTELAGVPLTGMSPLSPYLNVDPRYLVQDTDEFILPTGAGKTRGRFELAFFTIGGSCITGAVFGTVNGLRMGLKETREMGWTKPRNVQILNMVTRQGASWANTLGSVALLYSIFGVAIEKARGAEDDINTLAAGTLTGMLFKSTGGLKGVARGGLVGLAMSGAYALYSNWDHIRGGSSSSNLY, via the exons ATGGACAATAACGCCCCTGGGTCGGGAGGGAAAGGCGGCCTCGGGAGTCTCTTTGGAGGCAGCGAATACTCCAACACAGAGCTCGCCGGTGTCCCAT TGACTGGAATGAGCCCCCTGTCGCCTTATCTTAATGTTGACCCCCGCTACCTCGTACAG GACACAGATGAGTTCATCCTGCCAACAGGGGCTGGTAAAACTAGAGGGAGGTTTGAACTGGCCTTCTTCACCATCGGGGGCAGCTGCATCACAG GAGCTGTGTTTGGGACAGTGAATGGACTGAGGATGGGGTTGAAGGAGACCAGAGAAATGGGCTGGACTAAACCGCGTAACGTCCA GATTCTCAACATGGTGACCAGACAAGGTGCATCCTGGGCCAACACTCTGGGCTCTGTTG CGTTATTGTACAGTATATTTGGCGTGGCCATAGAGAAGGCTAGAGGAGCAGAGGATGACATCAACACTTTGGCTGCTGGGACTCTCACAGGCATGCTGTTCAAATCCACAG GAGGGCTGAAGGGAGTGGCTCGTGGTGGTCTGGTGGGGTTGGCCATGTCTGGTGCCTACGCTCTCTACAGTAACTGGGACCATATCAGAGGCGGCTCCTCTTCTTCAAATCTCTACTGA
- the syt15 gene encoding synaptotagmin-15 isoform X2 codes for MVTMIVPFPACTTPILLTNHRPRYRPDEIPFFLPPRFKPTLRSEEREEEGRKDLSNTHRGSLTVESWYPVGSVRAGLYWVPDVSEVSPPPGRAVQLCFSVAYRHDNEQLYVSLLRLRNLPTCFYINDTLAELRLLPDDRRRHKARARCRGRDPEFNNSFVFQVSGVCVSESVLSVCVLSVDQGGRHHAVGRVLFPIEGELGEGGRLLWRDLETKDEMQCSGLGDIQVSLNYSPSLQRLTVVILRARSLQIHTDTGMCFQVSLQIHTRVVKSRRTPVVSSGADPGFNHKMTFKLRPSQLDQTSLTLELIGSGLTPVGVVVLGPFMYARGPQLQHWTDMVNTPNELVKQWHGLGKPT; via the exons ATGGTCACCATGATAGTTCCTTTCCCAGCGTGCACCACTCCAATTCTGCTGACCAATCATAGACCCAGGTACAG GCCAGATGAGATCCCATTCTTTCTGCCGCCCCGATTTAAACCAACTCtcaggagcgaggagagggaggaagagggacgGAAGGACCTCAGCAACACCCATCGTGGATCTCTCACAGTAGAGA GCTGGTATCCAGTAGGTAGTGTAAGGGCAGGTCTGTACTGGGTCCCTGATGTCAGTGAGGTGTCACCCCCTCCTGGTCGTGCTGTGCAACTGTGCTTTTCAGTGGCCTATCGCCATGACAACGAACAGCTTTATGTCTCGCTGCTCCGCCTGAGAAACTTGCCAACATGTTTCTATATTAACGACACACTGGCAGAACTGAGACTTCTCCCTGACGACCGTCGCCGACACAAGGCCAGGGCCCGATGCAGGGGTCGCGACCCTGAGTTCAACAACAGCTTTGTgttccag gtatcgggtgtgtgtgtatctgagaGTGTTCTCAGTGTGTGCGTGTTGAGTGTGGATCAGGGAGGCAGGCACCATGCGGTGGGCAGGGTTCTGTTCCCTATTGAAGGGGAACTGGGGGAGGGGGGCAGGCTGCTCTGGAGAGACCTAGAGACTAAGGACGAaatgcag TGTTCAGGTCTTGGTGATATTCAGGTGTCTCTGAACTATAGTCCGTCTCTACAACGCCTCACTGTGGTCATACTGAGAGCCCGCAGCCTGcagatacacactgacacag GCATGTGTTTCCAGGTGAGCCTACAGATCCACACTCGGGTAGTTAAATCCAGACGGACGCCAGTGGTTAGTAGTGGAGCTGACCCTGGCTTCAACCACAAGATGACCTTTAAGCTTCGCCCCTCTCAGCTCGACCAGACCAGTCTGACCTTGGAGCTGATTGGATCAGGCCTTACCCCAGTTGGTGTGGTGGTGCTGGGGCCATTCATGTATGCCAGGGGGCCTCAGCTTCAGCACTGGACTGACATGGTCAATACACCCAACGAACTGGTCAAACAGTGGCATGGACTAGGCAAGcccacataa